Genomic segment of Aquarana catesbeiana isolate 2022-GZ linkage group LG02, ASM4218655v1, whole genome shotgun sequence:
tgccattttagcacctcaagaattgacataggcagtcataaattaaaggctgtgtaaattccagaaaatgtaccctagtttgtaggcgctataacttttgcgcaaaccaattaatatacacttattgacttttttttaccaaagacatgtggccgaatacatttttggcctaaatgtatgactaaaattgagtttattggatttttttataacaaaaagtagaaaatatctttttttttcaaaatttttggtctttttccgtttatagcgcaaaaaataaaaacggcagaggtgatcaaataccatcaaaagaaagctctatttgtgggaagaaaaggacgccaatttcgtttgggtacagcattgcatgaccgcgcaattagcagttaaaacgacgcagtgccaaattgtaaaaagtgctctggtcaggaagggggtaaatccttccggggctgaagtggttaaaggaaagccAGTAAATGCGTTTCACACATCAGTGCTTATTCATTACTGTACTGTAATTTTTTAATGGCATCATTAAATAAAGAAGCTGTTTTTCATCTTGGAGTACCGTTACCTTCATCTTTTATCTACATCATCCATTGGTGCTGCAGACTACGTTTGTGGATCTCTGTGCGAGTTGCCTCGGAGCAGTGTGTACCTTGTGTGctttttcattaattttatttacCTATGATCAGCAGTTAACCGTAAAAACACGCAATCTATTAAGCAGTGCTACATATAATTAATAAAGCAATACCACATCTGATTAGTAAGGCAATACATAAAGTAAAGAACAATATATGACTGAAAGAGTGAGGGACTGGGGAACCCTGTTACAGCCAGGCCCGGAGACTCAATCAGGAACAAAAGGGGTCCACTCACAGTTGAGGCTCCGAATTGCCAGAAGGAAAGCCTTCAGCTTTTATACTTTGCTGCACAAAACAACCTGATTTCTGTGTATTAACAGTGTTAACGGTAATACCAGGAGTCGGGTGACTCTGTTGCACAAACTGGACACTGGCCAGATGCCCAATCATGTTCAAGGGAGTTTCCTCTTTCCATCAATTTAAGGCAAATAACAATAACCTGTCATTTGAACTAAGACAGATGATCATAATTTGTTATAACTTGTTATAAATGACTGTGACTTGTTATGGATAACTGTAGCTTGTTATAACTTGTTTTATGTATTTGGAATAAAACTTCCCTTATGTGTTACGGTACCAGTCCTCCCCTTGCATGAAGTTCTGAACTGTTAGCTATGCAAGATGTTTTCCACATACAGTGGggtaaataattatttgatcccctgcagattctgTATGTTTGCccacatgacttagtacttggtggagaaacccttgttggcaagcacatttcttgtagttggtgaccaggtttgcacacatctcaggagggattttgggccactcttctctacagatcttctctaaattcttatgccccgtacacacggtcgtattttccgatggaaaatgtccgatcggagcatgttgtcggaaattccgaccatgtgtgggctccatcggacattttccatcggattttccgacacacaaagttggagagcaggagataaaattttccgacaacaaaatccgttgtcggaaattccgatcgtgtgtacacaaatccgacggacaaagtgccacgcatgctcagaataaataaagagatgaaagctattggccactgccccgtttatagtcccgacgtaaatgttttacgtcaccgcgtttagaacgatcggattttccgaaagctttgtgtgaccatgtgtatgcaagacaagtttgagccaacatccatcggaagaaatcctaggattttgttgtcggaatgtccgaacaaagtccgaccgtgtgtacgccctattaaagtTTCTTGgcggtctcttggcaactcgaagtttgtgctccctccataaattttctataggattaaccacttgccaatcaggccaattctgacatttctctcctacatgtaaaaatcaacatttatttgctagaaaattacatagaacccccaaacattatacatgttttttttagcaaagaccctagagaatacaatggcagtcgttgcaactttttatctcacacggtatttgcgcaactttttttaaaagttagcccaatttgtttacataatgtgaaagatgaagttacgctgagtaaatagatacctaacatgtcacacttcaaaattgcacacgctcgtggaatggcgccaaacttcggttaAAATTTTTCtggttatatgttttgagttacagaggaggtctagtgctagaattattgctctcgctctaacgttagcggcgatacctcacatgtgtgcgggacttgcgtatgcgttcgcttctgcgtgtgagcacacggggacaggggtgatttaatattgttttttaagttttttttattggtaattttactttttaatttttttgtttgacactttttaaaagaaaaaactttttttgataacttttattcctattacaaggaatgtaaacatcctttgtaataggaatatggcatgatcagtcctctttacagtgagatatggggtcaataagaccccatatctcacttctaggctgggaagcctgaaatagattaaaaaaaaaacgatcttggcttcccagctgaggcggcgccgtttgtttgaatgcagaggccgggcgtgacatcataacatcgcgcccagcctctgaatgatcatagagactccggcgaccatctggtctgccggaaatctctatggtcaccatctggggctggcggatcctgtctccgactcaccgatggttgaagcaccggagggtggcgggaggggggatgacccctctcgccgcccataagaacgatcaagcggcggaacagccgatatgatcattcttatggtgtagggaatcgccggctgaaaaagccgatatctgaatgatgcctgtagctgcaggcatcattcagatatatccCCACAAAtttaaggacgtcatatgacggccggcggtggGTAAgtgattaaggtttggagactgatTAGGCCACTCCATaaacttaatgtgcttcttcttgagccactcgtttgttgccttggcgatatgttttgAGTCACTGTTatgctggaaaacccatccacGACCCTTCTTCAGTATtccggctgagggaagaaggttctcatccaagattttacaatacatgtcggcctgtacctttagcagagaaacagccccaaagcatcatgtttacacctctgtgcttgactgtagggatggtgttcttagggtcatagtcagcatttttcttcctccaaacacgctgagccgagttaatgccaaagagctctattttggtctcatctgaccacagcactttttcccgcccttctctgaatcatttagatgttcattggcatgactgtagattgcattcttgaggagggggactcgccatgtttggattAAGAAAGATgctgactatgatcctaagaacaccatccctacagttaagaacagaggtggaaacattatgggttggggctgtttctctgctaaaggtacaggctgaccttgccgcattgaggggccagtggatgggaccatgtattgtaaaatcttggatgagaaccttcttccctcagccagaacactgaagatgggtcatggatgggtctttcagcatgacaatgatacaAAACATACCACCATGGCAaaaaaggagtgactcaagaagaagcacattaaggtaatggagtggcctagccagtctccagaccttaatcctatagaaaatgtattgaGGGAGCTGAATCTTCAAGTtgtcaagcgacagccaagaaagcttaaggatttagagaagatctgtaaagaagatctgtaaagaagagtggaccaaaatcttcCCTGAGATGGGTgcaaactacaagaaacgtcttacctctgtgcttgccaacaagggtttcttcaccaagtactaagtcatgttttgcttggggatcaaatacttattttactcactgaactacaactcaatttataacatttgtattgtgtgtttttttctggatttttggttgatattctgtgtctatcatttaaaatacacctatgataaaaattatagaatcttcatttctttgtaagtgggaaaacttacaaaatctgcaggggatcaaataattattttcctcactgtaccTTTGTTCTTCATTATTGGCTATACTAGATGTTTTCCACAGAGCTATGGGAGAACTTGTATCTTGCAAAAACAACTTACAATTTAGATTTAATTAACCGCTAACTTGCTGTGGACACATAATCAGTAGTCAACTTTAACCTGTTTGTATTACAGGCAGGTGCTATATTTCTACTGTCAAGCAGGGATCACTCTGCTAGACAGTACTGGTTTGTTTCAGTGCAGGGTACTGGAATACACTGAGCATTCCAGCACCTGCCACATTGCTGCCATTCTGCAAGTCATGGGCACCCTCCAAGCATCACTGCTATGAGGTTTACAGGATTGAGCACAGGTGTTGTGAAAAACCAAGATAAGTTTGAACACTCAGTGGCAATATTAAGAAAAGCTTAAACTTCAATTAATTTAGAAAGCTGTAGCTAATAATGTTTCAGTATTGTTAATAAGTGGCCAAGACGTTTACTTGGGCTTACACAtagctaaaataataaaaaataaactgaaaggTAATAAAACATTGATGTCATACTACTAACACAAACAAATGTATAGAACGTGGATGTTTAAATAATAAGGATAATGTAATGTTTCACTATTGAACAGTGGATAGTTTTGTTTGATTCAGTGGTATTTGTAGTTGTtgtcacaaaaatatatatttttttattttcagatgttTTCAGTACATACATCAGGATTACCATTCCTATTCTGCTCCCTAATTTTTGGTTTGAGACTGCTAGCAGCCAGTTGGTTCCCTAAAAGTTTACCTTGTGATGTAATTGAAGATGGCATCTTTGTTGCTGTAGAGTGCATTAATCGAAGTCTGAAGGCAATCCCACCACAAATACCTAGAAACACCACAAACTTGACATTAAATATCAACCACATTGAAGAAATCACACCAGATTCATTTTCCCACTTTAGCCAGCTGGTTGAAATTGGATTTAAATGTAACTGTCTTCCCATAAAGTTAGGTCCTAAGGACCTCATTTGTAAGCAGAAACAATTGATCAAGGATGGTAGTTTTGCTTCACTACATAATTTGAAGTCACTTTTTTTGGATGGTAATCAACTTTTACAGATCCCAAAAGGCCTGCCACCACACTTACGACTTTTGAGTCTTGAAGCTAATAGCATAttttcaatttacaaaaaaaatctatCTGAAGTACGCAATATTGAGATGTTATATTTAGGGCAGAAttgttattacagaaatccatGTAATGTCAGTTTTTACATTGAAAAAGAAGCATTCAAAGATTTAACTCATTTAACACTTTTATCCCTGAAAGGAAATAACCTGTCTTATGTGCCTGGAAGTTTCCCAGTCACTCTCAAGGAACTATACATCTATAATAACAGAATACAGTCAGTTCAAGAATATGATTTTCAAAACTTGACCAACTTAGAAGTTCTTGACTTAAGTGGAAATTGCCCTCGATGTCACAATACTCCATTCCCTTGTATTCCATGCCCAAACCATGCTCCAATCTCTATACCCGAAAATGCCTTTGATTCACTAAAAAGCTTACACACTCTTCGTTTGCAAAGTAACTCTCTTCGCAATATCCCCAGTAGATGGTTTCAAAACCTTCATAATCTTCAAGTACTTGATCTTTCTCAAAATTTTCTAGCTCATGAAATTAGGGAAGCAAAATTTTTGCAGCATGTACCAACACTAAAAACATTAGATTTTTCATTCAACTATGAGCTTCAGCAATATCCACCAGATCTGCAATTACCCAAAAGATTTTCCAGTTTAAAATCTTTGGAAATTTTGCGATTTCGTGGATATGTTTTTCAAGAACTAAGGAAAAGTAACCTTGAACCTTTGCTGGATTTAAAAAATCTTACTGTTTTGGATCTTGGTACAAATTTTATCAAAGAGGTGGACTTTAGCTTGTTTCAGAATTTTAGTTCACTAAAAACAATATCACTTGCTAATAATAAAATTTCCCCAGCAGATGAGCTGACTGTTTCATCTTGTTCAAACATCAAATCATCTTCTGCACAATATAATTATGCACCATTTCGAGATGTCCATTATTTTAACTATGATGAGGAAGCCCATCATTGTAGATTTAATGTTAATGAGGAATCAAAGTCTCAGAAATTTGCTACTGAGAACTGTCAAATATATGGTCAAATGTTGGACTTAagccaaaacaatatttttttcatcaGAGCTAGTGATTTTAAAGATCTTAGTTTTATAAAATGCCTTAATATGTCAGGTAATGTAATTAGTCAGGCCCTGAATGGAACAGAGTTTGCAagtttaaaacatttaaaatacttaGATTTTTCTAACAATCGCATTGATCTTCTCCATTCAAGTGCATTTGAGGAACTTCAAGAATTGGAAGTCTTAGATCTTAGCTCCAACCAACATTATTTCCTAGCTGAAGGGATAACACATATGCTAAACTTCACAACCAACCTACGACACCTAAAGAAATTAATGATGAACTGGAATGAAATATCAACTTCAACCAACTATGAAATGGTTAGCCAGTCAATCCAAACCCTGGAGTTCAAAGGAAACCGCTTAGATATTTTATGGAGAGATGGAGATACAAGATACAcaaatttctttaaaaatttaACAGCACTGCATGTTTTAGATATTTCTTATAATGCACTAACATTTATTCCTCCTACAGTATTTGATGGTTTGCCTGCTACTCTTAGTGAACTTTGTCTGGCTAATAACAATTTTAATACTTTCAGCTGGGAAATGCTATGTTTTTTAGAGAAGCTTCAAATTTTAGATATTAGCAACAATTATTTGACTACTGTGCCCTATGAACTATCTAACTGCACTCATTCTATTAAATCACTTATTTTAAGCAATAACAAAATAAAAGCTATAACTACAAATTTTCTCAGAAATGCAGTCAGCCTGAAATATCTGGATTTAAGTTACAACAAAATCAGTTTTATTGGTCAATCCAGCTTTTCTGATAACATTCTTTCAAACCTAGAGATACTGGTTATACAAGGCAACCCATTTAAGTGTAACTGTGAACTTGTTTGGTTTGTCTCCTGGATAAACAGAACAAATGTCACTATCCCATTTCTGGTACCTGATGTGTCATGCGCTGGACCTGGTACACACAGAGGAAAGAGTCTAATATTCTTGGATTTATATACTTGTGGAATAGAACATTGGAATTTGGTTTTATTTGCTTGTTCATCCTCACTTGTGATCTGCTTACTGGTGGTCTGCACTTCAAGTCACCTTTTCTACTGGGATTTTTGGTACACCTACCACTTACTGAAAGCCAAGGTAAAGGGATATCAGAAACTGCCAAAGTTTTTTTATGATGCTTATATTGTCTATGATACCACAGATTATGCAGTTTCAGACTGGATTTTTAACGAATTAATTAAAACTCTTGAAAAACGTGAAGAAAAAATGTTCAACCTGTGTTTAGAAGAAAGAGACTGGTTGCCCGGAAAACCATTTTTGGATAATCTTTCAGAAAGTATCCAGCTCAGTCGAAAAACTGTGTTTGTGCTTACAGATAAGTATATCACAAGTGGACATTTTAAGACAGCCTTCTACATAGCACACCAACGTCTTATTGAGGAAAAAGTTGATGTCATCTGTTTTATATTGCTTGAGAAAACTTTACAAAAATCTAGGTATCTTCGACTAAGGAAGAGGTTGTGTGGGAACTCTGTTTTATACTGGCCTATTAATCCTAacacccacaattatttttggaactgtttaaaaaatacattaagaaCAGATAACAAAATGGCATATGATAAACTTTTTAAAGATAATATATAATTCACAGTATGTTTCACATATCAACAAAGATGCATAAAAACAACTTTTTTGGGTACCCAAAAACACATGTATTGGAGCTTATTCTAATCATATTCCTCCTAGTTACTCTACGAATCCACATCTAAATGTATCTAATTAGTATTGAATACATCTGTGACTAGACAGTTTGACTAATAAGACTGTTAGATAATATAGTCACAATTTTTTATCCAAACAAAACTGAGAATATAAAATGAGGAGTAGTGCTTGAAGAGTAAGATATGATGTGGATCCAGCATGAGGAATGAAAGCTTTAGGTCCCTTTTACACATGTGGActgtttgtccatttttcatccatccattgatcAAAGCCATATTTTACTTCCTTAAAAAAAACAATCAGACAAAAAACGGATCTAAACGGACAAATggtccgtttttgcattggtagtggatgtaaaaaaaaaaaactgatgagatactgatgaaaaactgaaaaataaacctGTTTAAATACACTGAA
This window contains:
- the LOC141127946 gene encoding toll-like receptor 7; this translates as MCKKGDRAIAWEKMFSVHTSGLPFLFCSLIFGLRLLAASWFPKSLPCDVIEDGIFVAVECINRSLKAIPPQIPRNTTNLTLNINHIEEITPDSFSHFSQLVEIGFKCNCLPIKLGPKDLICKQKQLIKDGSFASLHNLKSLFLDGNQLLQIPKGLPPHLRLLSLEANSIFSIYKKNLSEVRNIEMLYLGQNCYYRNPCNVSFYIEKEAFKDLTHLTLLSLKGNNLSYVPGSFPVTLKELYIYNNRIQSVQEYDFQNLTNLEVLDLSGNCPRCHNTPFPCIPCPNHAPISIPENAFDSLKSLHTLRLQSNSLRNIPSRWFQNLHNLQVLDLSQNFLAHEIREAKFLQHVPTLKTLDFSFNYELQQYPPDLQLPKRFSSLKSLEILRFRGYVFQELRKSNLEPLLDLKNLTVLDLGTNFIKEVDFSLFQNFSSLKTISLANNKISPADELTVSSCSNIKSSSAQYNYAPFRDVHYFNYDEEAHHCRFNVNEESKSQKFATENCQIYGQMLDLSQNNIFFIRASDFKDLSFIKCLNMSGNVISQALNGTEFASLKHLKYLDFSNNRIDLLHSSAFEELQELEVLDLSSNQHYFLAEGITHMLNFTTNLRHLKKLMMNWNEISTSTNYEMVSQSIQTLEFKGNRLDILWRDGDTRYTNFFKNLTALHVLDISYNALTFIPPTVFDGLPATLSELCLANNNFNTFSWEMLCFLEKLQILDISNNYLTTVPYELSNCTHSIKSLILSNNKIKAITTNFLRNAVSLKYLDLSYNKISFIGQSSFSDNILSNLEILVIQGNPFKCNCELVWFVSWINRTNVTIPFLVPDVSCAGPGTHRGKSLIFLDLYTCGIEHWNLVLFACSSSLVICLLVVCTSSHLFYWDFWYTYHLLKAKVKGYQKLPKFFYDAYIVYDTTDYAVSDWIFNELIKTLEKREEKMFNLCLEERDWLPGKPFLDNLSESIQLSRKTVFVLTDKYITSGHFKTAFYIAHQRLIEEKVDVICFILLEKTLQKSRYLRLRKRLCGNSVLYWPINPNTHNYFWNCLKNTLRTDNKMAYDKLFKDNI